The Clostridium septicum genome contains a region encoding:
- a CDS encoding DUF421 domain-containing protein, whose translation MFIVLIRTIILYALVVFVMRLMGKRQIGELQPYEFVITIMISDLAALPMQDTRLPLILGVIPIITLLFVKTLLTQLQLKSQLARKIIEGEPSILICRGKVNFSALKKQQINLDELMEELRLAGYFDLSEIEYAILENNGQLSFLTSQSSSSSSNSTDCSNTQSNSNGNSSDQTNTSNSNKSNSSKNQSKPRLPIIYVLDGEVNNNALTSSGKNKVWVKNELKKHKIDSIDKVLLAMTDTTGKFIYQLYDDYEKGCKQ comes from the coding sequence ATGTTTATAGTACTTATAAGAACTATTATACTTTATGCATTAGTAGTATTTGTCATGAGGCTTATGGGAAAAAGACAAATTGGTGAGCTACAACCATATGAATTTGTAATAACAATTATGATTTCAGATTTAGCAGCATTACCAATGCAAGATACCAGATTACCCTTAATTTTAGGTGTTATACCAATAATCACTTTATTATTTGTAAAAACTTTATTAACCCAATTACAGCTTAAAAGTCAATTAGCTAGAAAGATAATAGAAGGTGAACCAAGTATTTTAATTTGTCGTGGAAAAGTAAATTTTTCTGCATTAAAAAAACAACAAATTAATCTTGATGAGCTTATGGAAGAACTAAGACTAGCAGGATATTTTGATCTTAGCGAAATAGAGTATGCTATATTGGAAAATAATGGTCAACTTTCATTTTTGACATCTCAAAGCTCTTCTAGCTCTTCAAATTCTACTGATTGTAGTAATACACAATCTAATAGTAACGGAAACTCTAGCGATCAAACTAATACCTCTAATAGTAATAAATCTAATTCTTCAAAAAATCAATCTAAGCCTAGATTGCCAATTATATACGTATTAGATGGTGAAGTTAATAACAATGCTTTGACTTCTTCTGGGAAAAATAAAGTGTGGGTAAAAAACGAACTAAAAAAACACAAAATCGATTCTATAGATAAAGTTCTACTTGCAATGACAGATACTACTGGAAAATTTATATATCAACTTTATGATGACTATGAAAAGGGGTGTAAGCAATGA
- a CDS encoding nucleoside kinase produces the protein MRIFKIYYENKILEVGEETTFKDFLESKLKLDYHDIALCRLNGNYHELSKNIEESGNLEILKFDSVIGMKIYSRTLQFIFIKAALDLFGNSRITIEHSINKGLFGEIHKEEVLSKDDILKIKNRMIEIIKSDIPIKKVKIKKEKAIEIFKNYGMEDKVLLLNYVNFETVNLYNLDGRYDYFYGQMAYSTGIVKAFDLMYYDPGFILRTPEEKNLNELPPYKENKKLAQIFLETERWLDILEVGEVGSLNKKVDSSEVKDLIMISEALHEKKIANIADMITNKKETKVVLIAGPSSSGKTTFANRLGIQLRVNGYIPIPISLDDYFVNREETPLDENGEPDFESIYSLDLELFNKDLNKLLHGEEVEIPSYNFKKGKREWVNNKLKLPQNGIIVIEGIHGLNPILTKSIEDKNKFKIYISALTQLNLDNHNRIATTDIRRIRRMVRDYLSRGYGAEETLKMWPSIKRGEEKNIFVYQEEADVMFNSTLVYELCVLKKYALEELEKIKPESPVYIQATRLKAFLGFFKEIEKESVPENSILREFIGGSIFYKY, from the coding sequence ATGAGAATTTTTAAAATTTATTATGAAAATAAAATCTTAGAAGTAGGAGAAGAAACTACTTTTAAGGATTTTTTAGAGTCGAAATTAAAGTTAGATTATCATGATATAGCTTTATGCAGATTAAATGGCAATTATCATGAGTTAAGTAAGAATATAGAGGAAAGTGGTAATTTAGAAATATTAAAATTTGATAGTGTTATAGGAATGAAAATATATTCAAGAACACTTCAATTTATATTTATTAAAGCTGCTTTAGATTTGTTTGGAAATTCAAGAATAACAATTGAGCATAGTATAAATAAAGGATTATTTGGAGAAATTCACAAAGAAGAAGTTTTAAGTAAAGATGATATTTTAAAGATTAAGAATAGGATGATTGAAATAATAAAAAGTGATATTCCTATAAAGAAAGTAAAGATTAAAAAAGAGAAAGCAATAGAAATATTTAAAAACTATGGAATGGAAGATAAAGTTTTATTGTTAAATTATGTTAATTTTGAAACAGTAAATTTATATAATTTAGATGGAAGATATGATTATTTCTATGGTCAAATGGCATATTCTACAGGGATAGTTAAGGCTTTTGATTTAATGTATTATGATCCAGGTTTTATTTTAAGAACCCCTGAAGAAAAAAACTTAAATGAGTTACCACCATATAAAGAAAATAAAAAGTTAGCTCAAATATTTCTAGAAACAGAAAGATGGCTTGATATATTAGAAGTGGGTGAAGTAGGTTCTTTAAATAAAAAAGTAGATAGTAGTGAAGTTAAAGACCTTATAATGATATCAGAAGCTTTACATGAGAAAAAAATAGCTAATATAGCAGATATGATAACTAATAAGAAGGAAACTAAAGTTGTTCTTATAGCAGGTCCAAGTTCATCTGGAAAAACAACATTTGCAAATAGATTAGGAATTCAATTAAGAGTAAATGGCTATATACCAATACCTATATCTTTAGATGATTACTTTGTAAATAGAGAAGAAACTCCTTTAGATGAAAATGGGGAGCCTGATTTTGAAAGCATATATTCTTTAGATTTAGAATTATTTAATAAAGATTTAAATAAATTACTTCATGGAGAAGAGGTAGAGATTCCATCATATAATTTTAAAAAGGGTAAAAGAGAATGGGTAAATAATAAATTAAAGTTACCTCAAAATGGCATAATAGTAATAGAAGGAATACACGGACTAAATCCAATACTTACTAAATCTATTGAAGATAAAAATAAATTTAAAATTTATATATCAGCATTAACACAATTAAATTTAGATAATCATAATAGAATTGCAACTACTGATATAAGAAGAATTAGAAGAATGGTTAGAGATTATTTATCAAGAGGATATGGGGCAGAAGAAACATTAAAAATGTGGCCTTCAATAAAGAGAGGAGAAGAAAAAAATATATTTGTTTATCAAGAAGAAGCAGATGTAATGTTTAATTCAACTCTAGTTTATGAATTATGTGTACTAAAAAAATATGCCTTAGAAGAGCTTGAAAAAATAAAGCCAGAAAGTCCTGTATATATACAAGCAACTAGATTAAAAGCATTTTTAGGATTTTTCAAAGAAATAGAAAAAGAATCTGTTCCTGAAAACAGTATTTTAAGAGAGTTTATAGGGGGAAGTATTTTCTATAAATATTAA
- the sdaAB gene encoding L-serine ammonia-lyase, iron-sulfur-dependent subunit beta, producing MKDVGVFDIMGPIMIGPSSSHTAGAARLGKVARAVSEGDIKEVRFLLHGSFGKTYKGHGTDRALVAGILGMEPSDIRLRDAIEIAEKQGIKVSFEEADLGDAHPNTVKILIKGKKEEKYEIIGSSIGGGSIQISEVNGNNVEFTGAYPTLIISHMDIPGAVSKVTAILYKDDINIAFMKVFRSQKGKEATMVFEVDHSMPKEMIEEIKKIDSIKKVIMINPAKDGE from the coding sequence ATGAAAGATGTTGGTGTATTTGATATAATGGGGCCAATAATGATAGGTCCATCTTCCTCTCATACTGCAGGAGCAGCAAGGCTTGGAAAAGTTGCTAGAGCTGTATCAGAAGGTGATATAAAAGAAGTTAGATTTTTGTTACATGGCTCTTTTGGAAAGACGTACAAAGGACATGGAACGGATAGAGCTTTAGTAGCTGGAATATTAGGAATGGAACCTTCTGATATTAGGTTAAGAGATGCGATTGAAATTGCAGAAAAGCAAGGGATAAAAGTAAGCTTTGAAGAAGCTGATTTAGGAGATGCTCATCCCAATACAGTTAAGATATTAATTAAAGGAAAAAAAGAAGAGAAATATGAAATAATAGGATCATCAATAGGTGGAGGAAGCATTCAAATATCAGAGGTAAATGGAAATAATGTTGAATTCACAGGTGCTTATCCCACATTAATAATATCTCATATGGATATACCAGGTGCAGTATCCAAAGTTACAGCAATTCTTTATAAAGATGATATAAATATAGCATTTATGAAGGTTTTTAGAAGTCAAAAAGGAAAAGAAGCTACTATGGTTTTTGAGGTTGATCATTCAATGCCAAAGGAAATGATAGAAGAAATAAAAAAGATAGATTCAATAAAAAAAGTAATAATGATTAATCCGGCAAAGGATGGTGAATGA
- a CDS encoding DUF4363 family protein, with protein MKNTIISIMLFLLLIGALFYLDTDFISLCDEIIIKCEKIEDSLDNNDKSFAYDQAVELLGLIKEKSTIPAIYLNHVDYDTLMNESLKLSLYIKGNDRAESLSSVHLLRYSAEHLKDLQKPNFKNLL; from the coding sequence ATGAAAAATACTATTATTTCAATAATGCTTTTTCTTCTTTTAATAGGAGCTCTCTTTTATCTTGATACTGATTTTATCTCTTTATGTGATGAAATCATTATTAAATGTGAAAAAATAGAAGATTCTTTAGATAATAATGATAAATCATTTGCTTATGACCAAGCTGTAGAATTACTAGGGCTTATAAAAGAAAAAAGTACAATTCCAGCTATTTATTTAAATCATGTTGATTATGATACATTAATGAATGAATCTTTAAAGCTATCTTTGTATATTAAAGGAAATGATAGAGCCGAATCCTTATCTTCAGTTCATCTATTAAGATATTCTGCCGAACATCTTAAAGATTTACAGAAACCAAATTTTAAAAACCTTTTATAA
- a CDS encoding methyl-accepting chemotaxis protein: MRGCSKKSLKGEILQLLLLTSIIPIFVISLSNFYIINKNLRKQLSNNIESGTEAVRQALVNSHKTSIADIDYLALDPNAKGIVTNKNNEEKTLNEILDGYIKTTEDITWVYIGTKNGKYISKPDTTLSSDFDPRQREWYRNALEHPSETVLSKPYIDIENNKIVITYSKAVKNDNGEIQGVVALDKKLDKVSDIINEIDLGNNAFQGIMSEDGFILAHKDKSLIGKSGNDLPWIEKVKKINNNQTEKISIDNKEYIVYKKIDNITNLSMIVFIPNEQIIKNIINGMIIPIVILILVIIFTGIATKLFADRLTHPIKSVVNILEKIKSGDFTEKVEEKSYYNLEISSIIVALNSLIDDMKILLTGVKEASDYVKEGSTTLFGIIRESSNVGEEVAKSVQQIAEGSTNQATELDITVNVVNNLEAEVNKSINNSKYMLEASDKVKSSTLQGTVAIENLSDSYEENRKASNNISSKVDILANKSEEIVKIIDTIGSITDQTSLLALNASIEAARAGEVGRGFAVVAEEVRKLAEESAKSAKEINKVIEEIKSSIDELYKETKITEDLNEKTVGSLDITKDKFKVIDEMMNELEKTIKLFTNSLSVINDNKNIVVNKISEVATVSEESATITEEVSAATEEQASSLQEMTIQSETLNTYAENLKILIEKFKI; encoded by the coding sequence ATGAGAGGTTGTAGTAAAAAAAGTTTAAAGGGAGAGATATTGCAACTGTTGCTTTTAACGTCTATAATACCAATTTTTGTGATAAGCTTATCTAATTTCTATATTATAAATAAAAATTTAAGGAAGCAATTAAGCAATAATATAGAAAGTGGAACAGAAGCTGTAAGACAGGCGTTAGTAAATAGTCATAAAACTAGTATTGCTGATATTGATTATTTAGCTTTAGATCCTAATGCTAAAGGAATAGTTACTAATAAAAATAATGAGGAAAAAACTTTAAATGAAATTTTAGATGGATATATTAAAACTACTGAGGATATAACGTGGGTTTATATTGGAACTAAAAATGGAAAATATATTTCTAAACCGGATACCACATTAAGTAGCGATTTTGATCCAAGGCAAAGAGAATGGTATCGTAATGCATTAGAGCATCCTTCAGAGACAGTGTTATCAAAACCATATATAGACATAGAAAACAATAAGATTGTTATTACATATTCTAAAGCTGTAAAAAATGATAATGGTGAAATTCAGGGTGTTGTAGCATTAGATAAGAAGTTAGATAAAGTATCAGATATCATTAATGAAATAGATTTAGGTAATAATGCATTTCAAGGTATAATGAGTGAAGATGGATTTATTCTTGCTCATAAGGATAAAAGTTTGATAGGGAAAAGTGGTAATGACTTACCGTGGATAGAGAAAGTTAAGAAGATTAATAACAATCAAACTGAAAAAATTAGTATTGATAATAAAGAATATATTGTTTATAAAAAAATAGATAATATTACGAATTTAAGTATGATAGTATTTATACCTAATGAGCAAATTATTAAAAATATAATAAATGGAATGATAATACCAATAGTAATACTTATTTTAGTTATTATATTTACTGGTATAGCTACAAAGTTATTTGCAGATAGATTAACTCATCCAATTAAGAGTGTTGTAAATATTTTAGAAAAAATAAAAAGTGGTGATTTTACCGAAAAGGTTGAAGAAAAAAGTTATTATAATTTAGAAATAAGTTCAATTATTGTTGCTTTAAATTCCTTAATTGATGATATGAAAATATTATTAACAGGAGTTAAAGAAGCTTCAGATTATGTTAAGGAAGGATCTACTACTTTATTTGGAATAATAAGAGAATCAAGTAATGTAGGTGAAGAAGTAGCTAAATCTGTACAACAGATAGCAGAAGGTTCTACAAATCAGGCAACTGAATTAGATATAACTGTAAATGTAGTAAATAATTTAGAAGCTGAAGTTAATAAGTCTATAAACAATTCAAAATATATGCTAGAGGCTTCAGATAAAGTTAAGAGTTCAACATTACAAGGTACAGTTGCTATAGAAAATTTAAGTGATAGTTATGAGGAAAATAGAAAAGCTAGTAATAATATATCTTCAAAAGTAGATATATTAGCGAATAAATCAGAAGAAATTGTAAAAATAATTGATACTATAGGTTCGATAACAGATCAAACTAGCCTTTTAGCATTAAATGCAAGTATAGAGGCGGCCAGAGCTGGAGAAGTAGGACGTGGATTTGCGGTTGTAGCAGAAGAAGTGAGAAAATTAGCAGAGGAATCTGCAAAATCAGCTAAAGAAATAAATAAAGTTATAGAAGAAATAAAATCTAGCATAGATGAGCTTTATAAAGAAACTAAAATTACAGAAGATTTAAATGAAAAAACAGTAGGTAGCTTAGATATAACTAAGGATAAATTTAAAGTAATAGATGAAATGATGAATGAATTAGAAAAGACAATAAAATTATTCACAAACTCTTTATCAGTAATAAATGATAATAAGAATATTGTTGTTAATAAAATCTCAGAAGTTGCTACAGTATCTGAAGAATCAGCTACAATTACAGAAGAGGTAAGTGCAGCAACTGAGGAGCAAGCGTCAAGTTTACAAGAAATGACTATTCAATCAGAAACTTTAAATACCTATGCAGAAAATTTAAAAATACTTATAGAGAAATTCAAGATTTAA
- a CDS encoding alpha-L-fucosidase, with product MKRKALFKLFASTMTLCFLATGVQAFASVTRNTVSEDVEAAYGPTPTELQLDYQKEELTTFIHFGMNTFTGSEWGNGKESPSLFNPTELDANQWIKTLADAGFKKVILTAKHHDGFCLWPTKTTEHDLENSPWKDGKGDVVKEVAEACSKYGLKFGLYLSPWDQNSNDYGEGNGGDYNDFYVNQLTELLENYGEISEIWMDGAKGSNVVQDYDFERWFKLIKEKQPNCIIWSQVGPDARWIGNESGYAGEPCWSTIDIEKMRQQEIPSYLNTGEENGPDWVVGESDVSIRPGWFYHANQDNDVKSLEKLMDIYFKSVGRNSVLLLNIPPDKRGKLHEYDVKRIKEFGDAIKNTFNNDLALGSNVIAENVAGNNEKFSADKIIDNNYDTYWAPNNSDKTGSIEINLGEEKEFDVINLQEYIPLGQRVAEFDIEVFEGNAWKKVFEGKTIGYKRLVRIPPATASKIKINIKRSLATPLINNVGVYKQPTNIELPSGPPEGLDFLNDGNKGSGIGEFNFSNGWVHETLDRDRGGDSHYTTTTGATVRIKFNGTKFYLSGAKDPSHGIAEISIDGAEAVDVDTYSENRINQSILYESPDLDDGEHEVVIKCSGRKNQNSRGVAIHTDGAFILNNGGKGMFEMEEISYTVKENIGKAIFKVIRKGGSTGRAEINYETLPGTALNAKDYQTWSGTLAFNEGEKEKTFEINIIDNKNLEESRYFFLKLSDPIGGAILGFDTQSKVTIEDDELIKIETADVGDELYKFNLSNGWNQESGGMWTNDMNSTFTIKFIGRKISLVGAVDPNHGIFQVSIDGGEYVDVDQYAESRKTNVTLFESEELAYGEHTLSYRLKGENSHGGRPDGQITYALVDASMAEVEMPGDFNSNGKYDIGDVALVSKYYGQNKKEYDLNKDNIIDEYEVNFITDKILE from the coding sequence ATGAAAAGGAAAGCTTTATTTAAGTTATTTGCTTCAACGATGACTCTTTGTTTTTTAGCAACTGGGGTACAAGCTTTTGCTTCTGTTACAAGAAATACAGTTTCAGAAGATGTAGAAGCGGCATATGGTCCAACACCTACAGAATTGCAGCTTGATTATCAAAAAGAAGAATTAACAACATTTATTCATTTTGGAATGAATACATTTACAGGAAGCGAGTGGGGAAATGGAAAGGAATCACCATCACTTTTCAATCCAACAGAGCTTGACGCAAATCAATGGATAAAAACATTAGCTGATGCAGGATTTAAAAAAGTAATTTTAACGGCAAAACATCATGATGGATTTTGTTTATGGCCAACTAAGACAACAGAACATGACTTAGAAAATAGTCCTTGGAAAGATGGAAAAGGAGATGTAGTTAAAGAAGTTGCAGAGGCCTGTTCAAAATATGGACTAAAGTTTGGGTTATATCTATCACCATGGGATCAAAATTCTAATGATTACGGAGAAGGTAATGGGGGAGATTATAATGATTTTTACGTTAATCAATTAACTGAACTTTTAGAAAATTATGGAGAAATATCAGAGATATGGATGGATGGAGCGAAGGGGTCTAACGTAGTTCAAGATTATGATTTTGAAAGATGGTTTAAATTAATTAAAGAAAAACAACCTAATTGTATTATATGGAGTCAAGTAGGTCCTGATGCTAGGTGGATTGGAAATGAAAGTGGATATGCAGGTGAACCTTGTTGGTCAACAATAGATATAGAAAAAATGAGACAACAGGAAATTCCAAGTTATTTAAATACCGGCGAGGAAAATGGACCTGACTGGGTAGTAGGAGAATCAGATGTTTCAATAAGGCCAGGTTGGTTTTATCATGCGAATCAAGATAATGATGTTAAATCATTAGAGAAGCTTATGGATATTTATTTTAAGTCAGTGGGTAGAAATTCAGTATTACTATTAAATATACCACCAGATAAAAGAGGAAAACTACATGAGTATGATGTTAAACGAATTAAAGAATTTGGGGATGCAATAAAAAACACTTTTAATAATGATTTAGCTTTAGGAAGTAATGTAATAGCAGAAAATGTGGCAGGAAATAATGAAAAATTTTCGGCAGATAAAATAATAGATAATAATTATGATACTTATTGGGCACCTAATAATTCAGATAAGACTGGTAGTATAGAAATTAATTTAGGTGAAGAAAAAGAGTTTGATGTTATTAATCTTCAAGAATATATACCACTTGGTCAAAGAGTAGCAGAATTTGATATTGAAGTATTTGAAGGTAATGCATGGAAAAAAGTATTTGAAGGAAAAACAATAGGATATAAAAGACTAGTTAGAATCCCACCTGCAACAGCATCAAAAATTAAAATTAATATAAAAAGGTCGTTAGCAACTCCTTTAATAAATAATGTAGGGGTGTATAAACAACCTACGAATATAGAATTACCATCAGGACCACCAGAAGGATTAGATTTCTTAAATGATGGAAATAAAGGAAGTGGAATTGGAGAATTTAATTTTAGTAATGGATGGGTTCATGAAACTCTTGATAGGGATAGAGGAGGGGATTCCCATTATACAACAACAACAGGTGCAACCGTTAGAATAAAATTTAATGGTACTAAATTTTATTTATCTGGGGCTAAAGATCCATCTCATGGAATAGCAGAAATATCAATAGATGGTGCAGAAGCAGTTGACGTTGATACTTATTCAGAAAATAGAATAAACCAAAGTATTTTATATGAATCACCAGATTTAGATGATGGAGAACATGAAGTTGTTATTAAATGTAGTGGAAGAAAAAATCAAAACTCAAGGGGCGTGGCTATTCATACAGATGGAGCCTTTATATTAAATAATGGTGGAAAAGGTATGTTTGAAATGGAAGAAATCTCTTATACAGTTAAAGAGAATATAGGTAAAGCTATATTTAAGGTTATAAGAAAAGGTGGCAGTACAGGAAGAGCAGAGATAAACTATGAAACATTACCAGGAACTGCATTAAATGCAAAGGATTATCAAACATGGTCAGGAACATTGGCATTTAACGAAGGAGAAAAAGAAAAGACTTTCGAGATAAATATAATAGATAATAAAAATTTAGAAGAGTCAAGATACTTCTTTTTAAAATTAAGTGATCCTATAGGTGGAGCTATATTGGGATTTGATACGCAATCAAAGGTAACTATAGAAGATGATGAACTTATAAAAATAGAAACAGCTGATGTAGGAGATGAACTTTATAAGTTCAATTTAAGTAATGGATGGAATCAAGAAAGTGGAGGAATGTGGACTAATGATATGAATTCAACATTTACAATAAAGTTTATTGGTAGAAAAATATCATTAGTAGGAGCAGTGGATCCTAACCATGGGATATTCCAAGTTTCTATAGATGGAGGAGAATATGTAGATGTAGATCAATATGCTGAAAGTAGAAAAACTAATGTAACTTTATTTGAAAGTGAAGAGTTGGCATATGGAGAGCATACTTTATCTTATAGATTAAAGGGAGAGAATTCACATGGAGGTAGGCCAGATGGACAGATAACGTATGCTTTGGTTGATGCAAGCATGGCAGAAGTGGAAATGCCAGGAGACTTTAATTCTAATGGTAAATATGATATAGGTGATGTTGCTTTAGTATCAAAATATTATGGACAAAATAAAAAAGAATATGACTTAAATAAGGATAATATTATAGATGAATATGAAGTGAATTTTATAACTGATAAGATTTTAGAGTAA
- a CDS encoding IS6 family transposase, which yields MSKTNIKCPRCNSDKLYKFGMNKQAKQKYQCKQCKRQFVLGDGDGRPKLNNPKCPRCGKGTYLHHAYKHYNRYKCNNKKCNHIIVKHHTTNIDTASSELVSGSLSMKGMRFPLHVILTALTLYFLNNSSTRAISQFLMINSGIKVSHVTIASWTNKFAPFFKQKADKFKASLNLQSDDWHADETVVFINGERYYLWLAIDSETRFILAFHLTKSRSSDSAYALVNEAKKFGEPANFITDRLPSYNEAVATLLPNTTHIPVAPMSSDTNNNLIESFNKTFKAWYKTKKGFNSFQKANNLIYLFIFHYNFIRPHGSLNNCTPAEVAGFASDSFAKNSWFSAS from the coding sequence ATGAGCAAAACTAATATAAAATGCCCACGCTGTAATTCTGATAAACTATATAAGTTTGGTATGAATAAGCAGGCTAAACAAAAGTATCAATGTAAGCAGTGTAAGCGCCAATTCGTCCTAGGCGACGGTGACGGACGTCCTAAACTAAATAATCCTAAATGTCCTAGATGCGGTAAGGGAACTTACTTACATCATGCATATAAACATTACAATCGCTATAAGTGCAATAACAAGAAGTGTAATCACATAATAGTAAAACATCACACCACCAATATTGATACAGCTTCTAGTGAATTAGTTAGTGGTTCCCTTTCAATGAAAGGAATGCGTTTTCCGCTACATGTAATACTAACTGCATTAACACTATATTTTTTAAATAATTCATCAACAAGAGCCATTTCTCAATTCTTGATGATTAACTCTGGAATTAAAGTATCTCATGTCACGATAGCCAGTTGGACTAATAAATTTGCACCTTTCTTTAAACAAAAGGCTGATAAATTTAAAGCTAGTTTAAACTTACAATCTGACGATTGGCACGCTGATGAAACAGTAGTATTTATTAATGGTGAAAGATACTACCTTTGGTTAGCTATTGATTCAGAAACTAGATTTATTTTAGCATTTCATTTAACTAAATCTAGAAGTTCTGATTCAGCATACGCATTGGTAAATGAAGCTAAAAAATTTGGTGAACCAGCTAATTTTATAACTGATAGATTACCTTCATATAATGAAGCCGTGGCTACGCTATTGCCCAATACAACTCATATTCCTGTAGCTCCAATGTCTAGTGATACAAATAATAATTTAATTGAATCATTTAATAAAACATTTAAAGCCTGGTATAAAACCAAGAAAGGATTCAACTCTTTTCAAAAAGCTAATAACCTTATATATTTATTTATCTTTCACTATAACTTTATTAGACCACATGGATCATTAAATAACTGTACTCCAGCAGAAGTTGCCGGCTTCGCCAGCGATAGCTTTGCTAAAAACTCTTGGTTTTCAGCATCTTAA
- the codA gene encoding cytosine deaminase — MKSIIFKNVKLKGKEELVDLFVENGVYKEIGSNISKKYKDIESYDIEGNLVVPPYVDPHIHLDYVYTARMPGANNGTGTLFEGIQRWSETKGNMTIEEVKERARIALKKEILYGTQYLRTHVDVTDPKLTCLKAIMELKEEVKDLVDIQIIAFPQEGMYSYKGGDKLVEEALKMGADVVGAIPHFEFTREMGEKSVKKSVELAMKYNKLIDLHCDETDDEQSRFVELLAAESYMNGIGELTTASHTCAMGSYNNAYAFKLFKLLKLSNMNFISCPTENIHLQGRYDTYPKRRGLTRVKELNDAGINVCFAQDSISDPWYPLGNGNLMNILDAGIHICHMMSFEEINNALDLITVNGAKTLHIQDKYGIEVGKDANFIVLNAKNEFDAILERVGVNCSVRKGEFLFKREPEVINTNITLLR, encoded by the coding sequence ATGAAATCTATTATATTTAAAAATGTTAAATTAAAAGGAAAAGAGGAGTTAGTTGATTTATTTGTTGAAAATGGAGTCTATAAAGAAATAGGTTCTAATATTTCTAAAAAATATAAAGATATAGAATCATATGATATAGAGGGAAATCTTGTTGTTCCACCTTATGTTGATCCACATATACATTTAGATTATGTATATACAGCTCGTATGCCAGGTGCTAATAATGGAACAGGAACACTTTTTGAAGGAATTCAAAGATGGTCTGAAACAAAGGGAAACATGACTATAGAAGAAGTAAAAGAACGTGCTAGAATTGCTTTAAAGAAGGAAATTTTATATGGAACTCAATATCTTAGAACACATGTTGACGTAACTGATCCTAAACTTACTTGCTTAAAGGCAATTATGGAGTTAAAAGAAGAAGTAAAAGATCTAGTAGATATACAAATCATAGCGTTCCCACAAGAAGGTATGTATTCATATAAAGGTGGGGACAAGTTAGTAGAAGAAGCATTAAAAATGGGTGCTGATGTAGTAGGAGCTATACCACATTTTGAATTTACAAGAGAAATGGGAGAAAAATCAGTAAAAAAATCAGTAGAACTTGCAATGAAATACAATAAATTAATAGATCTTCATTGTGATGAAACTGATGATGAACAATCAAGATTTGTTGAATTATTAGCTGCAGAATCTTATATGAATGGAATTGGAGAACTTACAACAGCAAGTCATACTTGTGCGATGGGATCATATAATAACGCTTATGCTTTTAAATTATTTAAACTTCTTAAATTATCAAATATGAACTTTATATCATGTCCAACAGAAAATATTCATTTACAAGGTAGATATGATACTTATCCAAAGAGAAGAGGACTTACAAGAGTAAAGGAATTAAATGATGCAGGTATAAATGTTTGTTTTGCACAAGATTCAATTTCAGATCCATGGTATCCATTAGGAAATGGTAATCTAATGAATATCTTAGATGCTGGTATTCATATTTGCCATATGATGTCTTTTGAAGAAATTAATAATGCCTTAGACCTAATTACAGTAAATGGAGCTAAAACTCTTCATATACAAGATAAATATGGTATAGAAGTAGGAAAAGATGCTAATTTTATAGTATTAAATGCTAAAAATGAATTTGACGCAATACTAGAAAGAGTAGGAGTTAATTGTTCAGTAAGAAAAGGTGAATTCTTATTTAAGAGAGAACCAGAAGTAATAAATACTAATATAACTTTATTAAGATAA